Proteins co-encoded in one Melanotaenia boesemani isolate fMelBoe1 chromosome 23, fMelBoe1.pri, whole genome shotgun sequence genomic window:
- the si:ch73-252i11.1 gene encoding protein mono-ADP-ribosyltransferase PARP12 isoform X3: MESEIFKFICANQGAVDADDLKFNLFPGDSTNQAICNQRKFAIFFSNGQQKVLARTNLKLCRIKGCLGTCRALHLCKNFLYTGSCPRRVCSFSHDLYTDHNQMMLREHELENLDRTELCTLLLQNDVTLLPSVCHDYNNGDGEFGRCQSGVGCERLHICENYLNHDCSCWKNHDFYAVQILKNLHDKGVPETLIRSLRSVCANKRALKLVCNGRGRGQRGGHSAAANSANGEYGLNSQQTQWYRGRGRGRGRGRGGNGGYRGSRGNRGNGGNMGGPVQQPEDLCMDIDGLDLYTSDGLSQDDHQRMYSSSSDVSVCASDVASNDGDRDKRRRRSRSRTPAGVRGRGGNRGNNHQLGGARFIGDIAAAVRDKTEICMFFIKGYCKHEERCIKAHDKMPYRWMVQEGDKWTNLPKNETIEKDYCDPNNAYSSSSPPVHFDTMTQGQNKVRRLSTINSLVKPDFIHTTEWLWYWQDEFGKWNLYASDNGGHKPADINSTKLEQMFLDNDKDVVEFIAGLQSYSLSFQDMIQTNKKYGTKRVVCRRPRFVSAADVREAKVRKPQLNSTVLPDNWDKTQIPQTGFSKVSVKRTSDEFKAIEALFRTTMRGFDIISLERIQNKALWEVFQWQKNVMKNNNGGCDVMEKQLFHGTRSKFVDTICLNNFDWRICGVNGTAFGKGSYFARDAKYSHSYTDGSDVNTMFISRVLVGSYTKGDSEYRRPPSKDGGDINFYDSCVNDDINPSIFVIFEKHQIYPEYLLQYRTTHPLVDIVSGASAPTQTTIVAPKPILKPAPAPKPAPSVHQSSTTSVQPSVTPYKHSSSLYQTSTSSYLSGTSSYRASTPSFQPSTSSYLSNTSSYQPSTATSLQQNYLSSQTTQSYSSPKPKKSDSCVIS, from the exons ATGGAGTCCGAAATATTTAAGTTCATCTGCGCCAATCAAGGAGCAGTTGATGCGGATGATTTAAAGTTCAATCTTTTCCCTGGCGATTCCACGAACCAGGCCATCTGTAACCAGAGAAAGTTTGCCATATTTTTCTCCAATGGACAGCAGAAAGTTTTGGCCAGGACCAATCTGAAGCTGTGCAGAATCAAAGGCTGTTTGGGAACATGCAGAGCGCTACACCTGTGTAAAAACTTCCTCTACACAGGATCCTGTCCGAG AAGAGTCTGCAGCTTCTCCCATGATTTGTACACTGATCACAATCAAATGATGCTGAGGGAGCATGAACTGGAGAATCTGGACAGGACGGAGCTGTGCACGCTGCTGCTGCAGAACGACGTGACACTCCTGCCTTCT GTATGTCATGATTACAACAATGGTGACGGAGAGTTTGGAAGGTGTCAGAGTGGTGTTGGTTGCGAGAGGCTCCATATCTGTGAGAACTACCTGAACCACGACTGCAGCTGCTGGAAGAACCATGATTTTTATGCTGTCCAGATATTAAAAAACCTGCATGATAAAGGTGTCCCTGAGACCCTCATTCGCTCGTTGAGGTCTGTTTGCGCAAATAAAAGAGCGTTGAAGTTAGTTTGCAATGGGCGCGGTAGAGGCCAAAGAGGCGGCCACTCCGCTGCTGCCAACAGTGCAAACGGTGAATATGGTCTGAATTCGCAACAGACACAGTGGtacagagggagaggaagaggaagagggagagggagaggtgGAAACGGGGGCTACAGAGGCAGCAGGGGCAacagaggaaatggaggaaacatGGGCGGTCCTGTCCAGCAGCCAGAAGACCTCTGCATGGACATTGATGGCTTAGATCTGTATACCAGCGATGGATTGAGTCAGGACGACCATCAACGCATGTACTCTTCCAGCAGTGATGTATCTGTTTGCGCCAGTGATGTTGCGAGCAATGACGGTGATCGAGACAAGCGACGGAGACGAAGTCGGAGTCGAACCCCAGCAGGTGTTCGAGGGAGAGGCGGCAACAGGGGCAACAATCACCAGCTCGGGGGAGCCAGATTCATCGGCGACATCGCTGCTGCTGTCAGAG ATAAAACAGAGATTTGCATGTTCTTCATCAAAGGATATTGTAAACACGAGG AGCGATGTATTAAAGCTCATGATAAGATGCCGTACAGATGGATGGTCCAGGAAGGCGATAAGTGGACCAACTTGCCGAAAAATGAGACGATTGAGAAAGACTATTGTGATCCTAACAACGCATACAG TAGCAGCAGCCCTCCGGTGCATTTTGACACGATGACCCAGGGACAGAATAAAGTACGACGACTCTCTACTATAAACTCTTTGGTTAAGCCGGACTTCATCCACACCACTGAATGGCTTTGGTACTGGCAGGATGAGTTTGGGAAGTGGAACCTGTATGCTTCAGAC aaCGGTGGGCACAAACCGGCAGACATCAACAGCACGAAGCTGGAGCAGATGTTTCTGGACAATGACAAAGATGTGGTGGAGTTCATCGCTGGCTTGCAGTCGTATTCACTCAGTTTCCAGG ACATGatccaaacaaacaagaagTACGGGACTAAAAGGGTTGTGTGTCGACGTCCTCGCTTTGTctctgctgctgatgttagagaaGCAAAAGTGAG AAAGCCTCAACTAAATTCCACTGTTCTGCCAGACAACTGGGACAAGACACAGATTCCTCAAACAGGATTCTCG AAAGTCTCAGTGAAACGGACTTCAGATGAGTTCAAGGCAATTGAAGCTCTCTTCCGTACAACCATGAGAGGCTTTGACATTATCAGTCTTGAGAGGATTCAGAACAAAGCTCTCTGGGAAGTCTTTCAGTG GCAGAAAAATGTGATGAAGAACAACAACGGTGGGTGCGATGTGATGGAAAAGCAACTTTTTCATGGCACAAGGTCTAAATTTGTGGACACCATCTGCCTTAACAACTTCGACTGGAGGATCTGTGGGGTTAATGGAACGGCTTTTGGCAAAG GTAGTTACTTTGCCCGGGATGCCAAATACTCCCACAGTTACACAGATGGCTCTGATGTCAACACCATGTTCATCTCACGGGTGCTGGTTGGAAGCTACACCAAAGGGGACTCTGAATACCGCCGGCCTCCTTCCAAGGATGGAGGAGACATAAACTTCTATGACAGCTGCGTGAACGATGACATAAACCCTtccatatttgttatttttgagaAGCACCAGATCTATCCTGAGTACCTGCTGCAGTACAGAACCACACACCCACTTGTTGACATCGTCAGTGGTGCATCAGCACCAACACAGACAACAATAGTGGCACCTAAGCCAATACTGAAACCAGCGCCGGCACCGAAACCAGCTCCGTCAGTGCATCAAAGCAGTACAACCTCAGTCCAACCAAGCGTGACACCTTACAAGCACAGCTCATCTTTGTACCAAACAAGCACATCATCGTACCTATCCGGCACATCATCGTATCGAGCCAGTACACCGTCATTTCAACCAAGCACATCATCATACCTATCCAACAC ATCATCATACCAACCCAGCACAGCCACAAGCTTGCAACAAAACTACTTATCATCCCAAACCACCCAATCTTACTCATCACCAAAGCCAAAAAAATCTGATTCCTGCGTCATATCTTAA
- the si:ch73-252i11.1 gene encoding protein mono-ADP-ribosyltransferase PARP12 isoform X1 — protein sequence MESEIFKFICANQGAVDADDLKFNLFPGDSTNQAICNQRKFAIFFSNGQQKVLARTNLKLCRIKGCLGTCRALHLCKNFLYTGSCPRRVCSFSHDLYTDHNQMMLREHELENLDRTELCTLLLQNDVTLLPSVCHDYNNGDGEFGRCQSGVGCERLHICENYLNHDCSCWKNHDFYAVQILKNLHDKGVPETLIRSLRSVCANKRALKLVCNGRGRGQRGGHSAAANSANGEYGLNSQQTQWYRGRGRGRGRGRGGNGGYRGSRGNRGNGGNMGGPVQQPEDLCMDIDGLDLYTSDGLSQDDHQRMYSSSSDVSVCASDVASNDGDRDKRRRRSRSRTPAGVRGRGGNRGNNHQLGGARFIGDIAAAVRDKTEICMFFIKGYCKHEERCIKAHDKMPYRWMVQEGDKWTNLPKNETIEKDYCDPNNAYSSSSPPVHFDTMTQGQNKVRRLSTINSLVKPDFIHTTEWLWYWQDEFGKWNLYASDNGGHKPADINSTKLEQMFLDNDKDVVEFIAGLQSYSLSFQDMIQTNKKYGTKRVVCRRPRFVSAADVREAKVRKPQLNSTVLPDNWDKTQIPQTGFSKVSVKRTSDEFKAIEALFRTTMRGFDIISLERIQNKALWEVFQWQKNVMKNNNGGCDVMEKQLFHGTRSKFVDTICLNNFDWRICGVNGTAFGKGSYFARDAKYSHSYTDGSDVNTMFISRVLVGSYTKGDSEYRRPPSKDGGDINFYDSCVNDDINPSIFVIFEKHQIYPEYLLQYRTTHPLVDIVSGASAPTQTTIVAPKPILKPAPAPKPAPSVHQSSTTSVQPSVTPYKHSSSLYQTSTSSYLSGTSSYRASTPSFQPSTSSYLSNTSSYRTSTSAHQPSTSSYLSNTSSYQPSTATSLQQNYLSSQTTQSYSSPKPKKSDSCVIS from the exons ATGGAGTCCGAAATATTTAAGTTCATCTGCGCCAATCAAGGAGCAGTTGATGCGGATGATTTAAAGTTCAATCTTTTCCCTGGCGATTCCACGAACCAGGCCATCTGTAACCAGAGAAAGTTTGCCATATTTTTCTCCAATGGACAGCAGAAAGTTTTGGCCAGGACCAATCTGAAGCTGTGCAGAATCAAAGGCTGTTTGGGAACATGCAGAGCGCTACACCTGTGTAAAAACTTCCTCTACACAGGATCCTGTCCGAG AAGAGTCTGCAGCTTCTCCCATGATTTGTACACTGATCACAATCAAATGATGCTGAGGGAGCATGAACTGGAGAATCTGGACAGGACGGAGCTGTGCACGCTGCTGCTGCAGAACGACGTGACACTCCTGCCTTCT GTATGTCATGATTACAACAATGGTGACGGAGAGTTTGGAAGGTGTCAGAGTGGTGTTGGTTGCGAGAGGCTCCATATCTGTGAGAACTACCTGAACCACGACTGCAGCTGCTGGAAGAACCATGATTTTTATGCTGTCCAGATATTAAAAAACCTGCATGATAAAGGTGTCCCTGAGACCCTCATTCGCTCGTTGAGGTCTGTTTGCGCAAATAAAAGAGCGTTGAAGTTAGTTTGCAATGGGCGCGGTAGAGGCCAAAGAGGCGGCCACTCCGCTGCTGCCAACAGTGCAAACGGTGAATATGGTCTGAATTCGCAACAGACACAGTGGtacagagggagaggaagaggaagagggagagggagaggtgGAAACGGGGGCTACAGAGGCAGCAGGGGCAacagaggaaatggaggaaacatGGGCGGTCCTGTCCAGCAGCCAGAAGACCTCTGCATGGACATTGATGGCTTAGATCTGTATACCAGCGATGGATTGAGTCAGGACGACCATCAACGCATGTACTCTTCCAGCAGTGATGTATCTGTTTGCGCCAGTGATGTTGCGAGCAATGACGGTGATCGAGACAAGCGACGGAGACGAAGTCGGAGTCGAACCCCAGCAGGTGTTCGAGGGAGAGGCGGCAACAGGGGCAACAATCACCAGCTCGGGGGAGCCAGATTCATCGGCGACATCGCTGCTGCTGTCAGAG ATAAAACAGAGATTTGCATGTTCTTCATCAAAGGATATTGTAAACACGAGG AGCGATGTATTAAAGCTCATGATAAGATGCCGTACAGATGGATGGTCCAGGAAGGCGATAAGTGGACCAACTTGCCGAAAAATGAGACGATTGAGAAAGACTATTGTGATCCTAACAACGCATACAG TAGCAGCAGCCCTCCGGTGCATTTTGACACGATGACCCAGGGACAGAATAAAGTACGACGACTCTCTACTATAAACTCTTTGGTTAAGCCGGACTTCATCCACACCACTGAATGGCTTTGGTACTGGCAGGATGAGTTTGGGAAGTGGAACCTGTATGCTTCAGAC aaCGGTGGGCACAAACCGGCAGACATCAACAGCACGAAGCTGGAGCAGATGTTTCTGGACAATGACAAAGATGTGGTGGAGTTCATCGCTGGCTTGCAGTCGTATTCACTCAGTTTCCAGG ACATGatccaaacaaacaagaagTACGGGACTAAAAGGGTTGTGTGTCGACGTCCTCGCTTTGTctctgctgctgatgttagagaaGCAAAAGTGAG AAAGCCTCAACTAAATTCCACTGTTCTGCCAGACAACTGGGACAAGACACAGATTCCTCAAACAGGATTCTCG AAAGTCTCAGTGAAACGGACTTCAGATGAGTTCAAGGCAATTGAAGCTCTCTTCCGTACAACCATGAGAGGCTTTGACATTATCAGTCTTGAGAGGATTCAGAACAAAGCTCTCTGGGAAGTCTTTCAGTG GCAGAAAAATGTGATGAAGAACAACAACGGTGGGTGCGATGTGATGGAAAAGCAACTTTTTCATGGCACAAGGTCTAAATTTGTGGACACCATCTGCCTTAACAACTTCGACTGGAGGATCTGTGGGGTTAATGGAACGGCTTTTGGCAAAG GTAGTTACTTTGCCCGGGATGCCAAATACTCCCACAGTTACACAGATGGCTCTGATGTCAACACCATGTTCATCTCACGGGTGCTGGTTGGAAGCTACACCAAAGGGGACTCTGAATACCGCCGGCCTCCTTCCAAGGATGGAGGAGACATAAACTTCTATGACAGCTGCGTGAACGATGACATAAACCCTtccatatttgttatttttgagaAGCACCAGATCTATCCTGAGTACCTGCTGCAGTACAGAACCACACACCCACTTGTTGACATCGTCAGTGGTGCATCAGCACCAACACAGACAACAATAGTGGCACCTAAGCCAATACTGAAACCAGCGCCGGCACCGAAACCAGCTCCGTCAGTGCATCAAAGCAGTACAACCTCAGTCCAACCAAGCGTGACACCTTACAAGCACAGCTCATCTTTGTACCAAACAAGCACATCATCGTACCTATCCGGCACATCATCGTATCGAGCCAGTACACCGTCATTTCAACCAAGCACATCATCATACCTATCCAACACATCATCATATCGAACCAGTACATCAGCGCATCAACCGAGCACATCATCGTACCTATCCAACACATCATCATACCAACCCAGCACAGCCACAAGCTTGCAACAAAACTACTTATCATCCCAAACCACCCAATCTTACTCATCACCAAAGCCAAAAAAATCTGATTCCTGCGTCATATCTTAA
- the si:ch73-252i11.1 gene encoding protein mono-ADP-ribosyltransferase PARP12 isoform X2 has protein sequence MESEIFKFICANQGAVDADDLKFNLFPGDSTNQAICNQRKFAIFFSNGQQKVLARTNLKLCRIKGCLGTCRALHLCKNFLYTGSCPRRVCSFSHDLYTDHNQMMLREHELENLDRTELCTLLLQNDVTLLPSVCHDYNNGDGEFGRCQSGVGCERLHICENYLNHDCSCWKNHDFYAVQILKNLHDKGVPETLIRSLRSVCANKRALKLVCNGRGRGQRGGHSAAANSANGEYGLNSQQTQWYRGRGRGRGRGRGGNGGYRGSRGNRGNGGNMGGPVQQPEDLCMDIDGLDLYTSDGLSQDDHQRMYSSSSDVSVCASDVASNDGDRDKRRRRSRSRTPAGVRGRGGNRGNNHQLGGARFIGDIAAAVRDKTEICMFFIKGYCKHEERCIKAHDKMPYRWMVQEGDKWTNLPKNETIEKDYCDPNNAYSSSPPVHFDTMTQGQNKVRRLSTINSLVKPDFIHTTEWLWYWQDEFGKWNLYASDNGGHKPADINSTKLEQMFLDNDKDVVEFIAGLQSYSLSFQDMIQTNKKYGTKRVVCRRPRFVSAADVREAKVRKPQLNSTVLPDNWDKTQIPQTGFSKVSVKRTSDEFKAIEALFRTTMRGFDIISLERIQNKALWEVFQWQKNVMKNNNGGCDVMEKQLFHGTRSKFVDTICLNNFDWRICGVNGTAFGKGSYFARDAKYSHSYTDGSDVNTMFISRVLVGSYTKGDSEYRRPPSKDGGDINFYDSCVNDDINPSIFVIFEKHQIYPEYLLQYRTTHPLVDIVSGASAPTQTTIVAPKPILKPAPAPKPAPSVHQSSTTSVQPSVTPYKHSSSLYQTSTSSYLSGTSSYRASTPSFQPSTSSYLSNTSSYRTSTSAHQPSTSSYLSNTSSYQPSTATSLQQNYLSSQTTQSYSSPKPKKSDSCVIS, from the exons ATGGAGTCCGAAATATTTAAGTTCATCTGCGCCAATCAAGGAGCAGTTGATGCGGATGATTTAAAGTTCAATCTTTTCCCTGGCGATTCCACGAACCAGGCCATCTGTAACCAGAGAAAGTTTGCCATATTTTTCTCCAATGGACAGCAGAAAGTTTTGGCCAGGACCAATCTGAAGCTGTGCAGAATCAAAGGCTGTTTGGGAACATGCAGAGCGCTACACCTGTGTAAAAACTTCCTCTACACAGGATCCTGTCCGAG AAGAGTCTGCAGCTTCTCCCATGATTTGTACACTGATCACAATCAAATGATGCTGAGGGAGCATGAACTGGAGAATCTGGACAGGACGGAGCTGTGCACGCTGCTGCTGCAGAACGACGTGACACTCCTGCCTTCT GTATGTCATGATTACAACAATGGTGACGGAGAGTTTGGAAGGTGTCAGAGTGGTGTTGGTTGCGAGAGGCTCCATATCTGTGAGAACTACCTGAACCACGACTGCAGCTGCTGGAAGAACCATGATTTTTATGCTGTCCAGATATTAAAAAACCTGCATGATAAAGGTGTCCCTGAGACCCTCATTCGCTCGTTGAGGTCTGTTTGCGCAAATAAAAGAGCGTTGAAGTTAGTTTGCAATGGGCGCGGTAGAGGCCAAAGAGGCGGCCACTCCGCTGCTGCCAACAGTGCAAACGGTGAATATGGTCTGAATTCGCAACAGACACAGTGGtacagagggagaggaagaggaagagggagagggagaggtgGAAACGGGGGCTACAGAGGCAGCAGGGGCAacagaggaaatggaggaaacatGGGCGGTCCTGTCCAGCAGCCAGAAGACCTCTGCATGGACATTGATGGCTTAGATCTGTATACCAGCGATGGATTGAGTCAGGACGACCATCAACGCATGTACTCTTCCAGCAGTGATGTATCTGTTTGCGCCAGTGATGTTGCGAGCAATGACGGTGATCGAGACAAGCGACGGAGACGAAGTCGGAGTCGAACCCCAGCAGGTGTTCGAGGGAGAGGCGGCAACAGGGGCAACAATCACCAGCTCGGGGGAGCCAGATTCATCGGCGACATCGCTGCTGCTGTCAGAG ATAAAACAGAGATTTGCATGTTCTTCATCAAAGGATATTGTAAACACGAGG AGCGATGTATTAAAGCTCATGATAAGATGCCGTACAGATGGATGGTCCAGGAAGGCGATAAGTGGACCAACTTGCCGAAAAATGAGACGATTGAGAAAGACTATTGTGATCCTAACAACGCATACAG CAGCAGCCCTCCGGTGCATTTTGACACGATGACCCAGGGACAGAATAAAGTACGACGACTCTCTACTATAAACTCTTTGGTTAAGCCGGACTTCATCCACACCACTGAATGGCTTTGGTACTGGCAGGATGAGTTTGGGAAGTGGAACCTGTATGCTTCAGAC aaCGGTGGGCACAAACCGGCAGACATCAACAGCACGAAGCTGGAGCAGATGTTTCTGGACAATGACAAAGATGTGGTGGAGTTCATCGCTGGCTTGCAGTCGTATTCACTCAGTTTCCAGG ACATGatccaaacaaacaagaagTACGGGACTAAAAGGGTTGTGTGTCGACGTCCTCGCTTTGTctctgctgctgatgttagagaaGCAAAAGTGAG AAAGCCTCAACTAAATTCCACTGTTCTGCCAGACAACTGGGACAAGACACAGATTCCTCAAACAGGATTCTCG AAAGTCTCAGTGAAACGGACTTCAGATGAGTTCAAGGCAATTGAAGCTCTCTTCCGTACAACCATGAGAGGCTTTGACATTATCAGTCTTGAGAGGATTCAGAACAAAGCTCTCTGGGAAGTCTTTCAGTG GCAGAAAAATGTGATGAAGAACAACAACGGTGGGTGCGATGTGATGGAAAAGCAACTTTTTCATGGCACAAGGTCTAAATTTGTGGACACCATCTGCCTTAACAACTTCGACTGGAGGATCTGTGGGGTTAATGGAACGGCTTTTGGCAAAG GTAGTTACTTTGCCCGGGATGCCAAATACTCCCACAGTTACACAGATGGCTCTGATGTCAACACCATGTTCATCTCACGGGTGCTGGTTGGAAGCTACACCAAAGGGGACTCTGAATACCGCCGGCCTCCTTCCAAGGATGGAGGAGACATAAACTTCTATGACAGCTGCGTGAACGATGACATAAACCCTtccatatttgttatttttgagaAGCACCAGATCTATCCTGAGTACCTGCTGCAGTACAGAACCACACACCCACTTGTTGACATCGTCAGTGGTGCATCAGCACCAACACAGACAACAATAGTGGCACCTAAGCCAATACTGAAACCAGCGCCGGCACCGAAACCAGCTCCGTCAGTGCATCAAAGCAGTACAACCTCAGTCCAACCAAGCGTGACACCTTACAAGCACAGCTCATCTTTGTACCAAACAAGCACATCATCGTACCTATCCGGCACATCATCGTATCGAGCCAGTACACCGTCATTTCAACCAAGCACATCATCATACCTATCCAACACATCATCATATCGAACCAGTACATCAGCGCATCAACCGAGCACATCATCGTACCTATCCAACACATCATCATACCAACCCAGCACAGCCACAAGCTTGCAACAAAACTACTTATCATCCCAAACCACCCAATCTTACTCATCACCAAAGCCAAAAAAATCTGATTCCTGCGTCATATCTTAA